GAACCGCTCTGGCTCCGGGAAGTGGTGTGCCGCGATCCGGCAGGTGACCGCGTCGAACCCGGTCGCGAAGGGGAGTCGTTCGGCGTCGGCGACGACACCCTCGACCCCTCGGAGTCCGTCCGCCGTCGCCGCCATCGCCGGGGCGGCGTCCGCCGCGACGACCCGTCGGACAGCTTCGTCCGCGAGCGCACGCGCGGTGTGGCCCGCACCGGTCGCGACGTCGAGCGCTCGGTCAGCCCCCGCGCACCACTCGGCGATCCGCTCGACGTCCTCGCCCGTTCGGTGGACCCGAACCCCGACGTACTCGGACGCCGCGCGGTCGAAACTGTCGGCGGTCGCCCGCTTCCGCTCCGAATCCCTCATCGGTACCGGTTCAGCCGCTTCTTCAGCCGTTTCGCCGCCTCGCCCGCCGCGCGGTCGAAGCGCTCGCCCTCGCCCGCGAAAATGATCCCGCGTGAGGAGTTGACGAGACCGGTACCGTTCGAGAGGCCGAACTCGACGGCCGCCTCCGCGTCACCGCCCTGTACGCCGATTCCGGGTACTAAAAACGGGAGGTCCGGCACCTGTTCTCTGATGCGCTCGAGTTCCTCGTGGGCGGTCGCACCCACCACGAGTCCGACGTTCCCGTTCGCGTTCCAGAGGTCGGCGAGTGCGGCGACGCGCCCGTAGACGGTCTCGCCGGAGGTGAGTTCGAGGTCCTGGAGGTCCGCTCCCCCCGGATTGGAGGTCCGACAGAGCACGAAGACGCCCTTCTCCTCCCTCGCGAGGAACGGTTCGAGCGAGTCCCGGCCCATGTAGGGGTTGACCGTGATGGCGTCGGGAGCGTGGCCGCTGCCACGAGCGTGGCCGCTGCCACTGTCGTCGAGGAGTTTCGCGTACCGTCTCGCCGTGTTGCCGATGTCGGCCCGTTTCGCGTCCAGGATAACGGGGACTCCCCTCCCGTGGGCGTAGGCGACCGTCTCCGTGAGCGCACGCCAGCCGTCTGCGTCCTCGTAGAACGCTGCGTTGGGCTTGTACGCGGCGGCGTGCTCGTGCGTGGTGTCGATTATTCGGCGGTTGAACGCCCACCGGGGGAGGTCGCGATCGCGGAGGTGTTCGGGGATCCGGTCCGGATCGGGATCGAGTCCCACGCAGAGGACGCTGTCGACCGCCTCGATCCGCTCGCCGAGTCGCACGAAGAAGTTCATACACACGC
This region of Halalkalicoccus sp. CGA53 genomic DNA includes:
- the pyrF gene encoding orotidine-5'-phosphate decarboxylase, which gives rise to MNFFVRLGERIEAVDSVLCVGLDPDPDRIPEHLRDRDLPRWAFNRRIIDTTHEHAAAYKPNAAFYEDADGWRALTETVAYAHGRGVPVILDAKRADIGNTARRYAKLLDDSGSGHARGSGHAPDAITVNPYMGRDSLEPFLAREEKGVFVLCRTSNPGGADLQDLELTSGETVYGRVAALADLWNANGNVGLVVGATAHEELERIREQVPDLPFLVPGIGVQGGDAEAAVEFGLSNGTGLVNSSRGIIFAGEGERFDRAAGEAAKRLKKRLNRYR